A genomic stretch from Fusarium musae strain F31 chromosome 9, whole genome shotgun sequence includes:
- a CDS encoding hypothetical protein (BUSCO:EOG092621ZV) — translation MDRNNQSHGLGPRHDSSSRVQKTESAADRMAALKARVAAAIGTSKAKGGLNVGLHPALEDLGSYKSASKSKESTPTPSTGRTDKVRSQDATRPGFINKQNGGNPYYDPSLSTQPGGGKGRQSRSLVFNQKGKYIAQANALRRQAALEAMKKRIAEQTRKAGIDDDLDVERNYVVDAPPEIEWWDEGLVDGGSYDRLDDPSKLKLTTADSIITEYIQHPVALEPPQDRHLPAAKPMFLTSREQAKLRRQRRMAELKEMQAKIRLGLVPAPPPKVKKGNLMRVLGDVAVKDPTAVEARVNREIAERHQKHVETNEERKLTKDQKHDKIATNQQKDAEKGIHMLVFKIGSLANGQHRYKIGMNAEQLALTGICVMHPKFNLVIVEGGEWSIKKYKKLMLNRIDWTENSPSRDRDGKQGATRDWLLAEKDNGELKDMSMNECKLVFEGEEKARAFRKWGSKVCETDSEARDALARTKMDNFWQLAKGFA, via the exons ATGGATCGCAACAACCAATCCCATGGACTTGGCCCTCGCCATGATTCCTCATCACGAGTACAAAAGACCGAGTCTGCTGCGGATAGGATGGCTGCACTCAAGGCTCGAGTCGCAGCAGCAATCGGAACCAGTAAGGCAAAGGGGGGTCTTAATGTTGGGCTTCATCCTGCCTTGGAGGATCTAGGATCATATAAATCCGCAAGTAAATCAAAGGAATCGacgccaacaccatcaaccgGGCGAACAGACAAGGTCCGATCGCAAGACGCCACGAGGCCTGGCTTCATCAATAAACAGAATGGGGGAAATCCCTACTACGATCCTAGTCTTTCAACACAACCTGGTGGAGGGAAGGGACGACAGTCAAGATCACTTGTGTTCAACCAGAAGGGCAAATACATCGCCCAAGCCAATGCTCTTCGTCGACAAGCCGCCTTGGAGGCGATGAAAAAACGGATTGCAGAGCAAACTCGAAAAGCTGGTATCGACGACGATCTAGATGTTGAAAGGAATTATGTCGTAGATGCACCACCAGAGATTGAGTGGTGGGACGAGGGACTTGTTGACGGCGGAAGTTATGATAGGCTGGATGACCCTTCGAAACTCAAACTTACGACAGccgacagcatcatcactgaATACATTCAGCATCCGGTGGCACTCGAGCCACCTCAAGATCGACACCTTCCGGCGGCGAAGCCTATGTTTCTGACTTCGAGAGAACAAGCGAAGTTAAGGCGACAACGACGAATGGCTGAGCTAAAAGAAATGCAAGCTAAGATTCGCTTGGGATTGGTACCAGCTCCGCcccccaaggtcaagaaagGCAATCTGATGCGAGTTCTTGGTGACG TTGCTGTCAAGGATCCAACTGCTGTCGAAGCGCGCGTCAATCGAGAGATTGCGGAACGCCACCAGAAACACGTCGAAACAAacgaagaaagaaaactcacCAAGGATCAGAAACACGACAAAATCGCGACGAATCAACAAAAAGACGCCGAGAAGGGAATTCACATGTTGGTTTTTAAGATTGGAAGCCTCGCGAATGGACAACACCGTTATAAGATCGGCATGAACGCTGAGCAACTGGCACTTACAGGCATATGCGTCATGCACCCCAAATTCAATTTAGTGATTGTAGAGGGAGGAGAATGGAGTAtcaagaagtacaagaagCTCATGCTTAACCGAATCGACTGGACCGAGAATTCGCCGTCAAGGGACCGAGACGGAAAACAAGGCGCCACACGCGACTGGCTTCTCGCCGAAAAGGATAACGGCGAGCTTAAGGATATGTCGATGAACGAATGCAAGCTTGTCTTTGAGGGCGAAGAGAAAGCACGAGCATTCAGGAAATGGGGAAGTAAAGTGTGTGAGACAGACTCGGAAGCGAGAGATGCTCTGGCTCGCACTAAGATGGACAACTTCTGGCAACTCGCCAAAGGCTTTGCCTAG
- the HHT1 gene encoding histone H3.1 yields the protein MARTKQTARKSTGGKAPRKQLASKAARKSAPSTGGVKKPHRYKPGTVALREIRRYQKSTELLIRKLPFQRLVREIAQDFKSDLRFQSSAIGALQESVESYLVSLFEDTNLCAIHAKRVTIQSKDIQLARRLRGERN from the exons ATGGCTCGCACTAAGCAGACCGCCCGCAAGTCCACTGGTGGCAAGGCCCCTCGCAAGCAGCTCGCTTCCAAGGCTG CTCGCAAGTCCGCCCCCTCCACCGGAGGTGTCAAGAAGCCTCACCGCTACAAGCCCGGTACCGTCGCTCTCCGTGAGATTCGACGATACCAGAAGTCGACTGAGCTCCTCATCCGAAAGCTCCCCTTCCAGCGTCTG GTCCGTGAGATCGCCCAGGACTTCAAGTCTGATCTCCGCTTCCAGTCTTCTGCCATCGGTGCTCTCCAGGAGTCCGTCGAGTCTTACCTCGTCTCCCTCTTCGAGGACACCAATCTCTGCGCCATTCATGCGAAGCGTGTTACCATCCAGTCAAAGGACATTCAGCTCGCCCGCCGTCTCCGAGGCGAGCGCAACTAA
- a CDS encoding hypothetical protein (EggNog:ENOG41): MTGRGKGGKGLGKGGAKRHRKILRDNIQGITKPAIRRLARRGGVKRISAMIYEETRGVLKTFLEGVIRDAVTYTEHAKRKTVTSLDVVYALKRQGRTLYGFGG, from the exons ATGACTGGAC GCGGCAAGGGCGGCAAGGGTCTCGGCAAGGGCGGTGCCAAGCGTCACCGAAAGATCTTGCGAGACAACATCCAGGGTATCACCAAGCCCGCTATCCGACGTCTCGCTCGCCGAGGTGGTGTCAAGCGTATTTCTGCCA TGATCTATGAGGAGACCCGCGGTGTCCTGAAGACCTTCCTCGAGGGTGTCATTCGTGACGCCGTCACATATACCGAGCACGCCAAGCGCAAGACAGTCACATCTCTCGATGTCGTCTACGCACTGAAGCGACAAGGCCGCACTCTTTACGGTTTCGGCGGTTAA
- a CDS encoding hypothetical protein (EggNog:ENOG41~BUSCO:EOG092605OK), whose protein sequence is MNIAQPVASGVESVEFTFMSPKEIRAISVKRIENPETFDNLLNPVPGGLYDPALGSWGDAPCTTCNLNQATCPGHAGHIQLPVPVYHPVFMDQAYRLLKATCVYCKGFRLHQKELHKYVCQLKLLQHGLIQEAHVVGAIGDNELAIELGDFSELESEAEEEGAANSIDNVTRARDKYVDKCLGGVKIKRGETKRGKHEGSSEMRREIIKEFLAEITKRRVCASCGGISPSYRKDRFVKVFERSLSDKDKAKMAQKNFKQADAMARVHQAATKQKPDGYSSDEGVADVASPARETSRINGDVAHLDTEMVDADTASTSSSSPLRYISAMEVRARLNELFTKEQELVSLLYNAKPPTRSSTKVTPDMFFLTTILVPPNRYRPEARTGESEISEAQQNSLYKNILRGCGTIARLHRELQEEKADINRMHQASAELQESVNALIDKNKNPVQGAAAKRNEDGIKQKLEKKEGLFRKNMMGKRVNYAARSVISPDPNIETNEIGVPPVFAKKLTYPEPVTSHNFRDMQQAVINGVDKWPGAFAIENENGQIVNLRNKSVDDRVSLANQLLAPTSSNAARTRNKKVYRHLTNGDVVLMNRQPTLHKPSIMGHRVRVLPGEKTIRMHYANCNTYNADFDGDEMNMHFPQNEVARAEALQIADTDHQYLSGTAGKPLRGLIQDHISVSVALCNRDTFFTKGDYQQLVYNALRPESGHIVGERIELVAPAVIRPVARWTGKQVITTILKNMQPPNCGGLSMKAETQIKASQWGVNSEEGTVLFQDGEFITGILDKSQIGPSSGGVIHAIHEIYGPAVAGKLLSSLGRLLTRYLNMRAFSCGMDDLRLTPEGEQARREALVPADSVGLKVASSYVSLEQDPGPRDPLLLERLEEVLRDDSKQEGLDLLMKEGLSKITDKIQTATMPVGLEKAFPFNQMQAMTTSGAKGSRVNASLISCNLGQQVLEGRRVPIMVSGKSLPCFNPFETHARAGGYIVQRFLTGIRPQEYYFHHMAGREGLIDTAVKTSRSGYLQRCVIKGMEGLTVAYDTTVRDADGSMIQFLYGEDGLDVSKQKYLTDFSFILENVTSEASQLRYDPSVGDRLGMHRDSITKYMKKALKHTNAKDPKAQDPISGLFNPATTAFATSENFYKAMTSYIKENKDGLVRDKSDKNKLALSRVSLNKKNAEMLFAMKYLRSLVEPGEAVGIVAGQSVGEPSTQMTLNTFHLAGHSAKNVTLGIPRLREILMTASDKISTPAMSIYPIEEMSVEDAEIFAKSISVLPLGFILDSINVEEKVGQGKIYGSAKIYKVDIQFFDSEEYTKTYAINISDVVEAVERKLLHRLVTLVKKDIRKRMTMSTMATPDVGAKAGVVETAAPNAEAAGNFEDDEDDEDGDDDATNAKQRAKRSEAVSYGPNDDEDDAVQQEMERDAGDDDAEEDEGFGGSPRQAEDDGDGDDVDWSAKARANRVLEQYAEVTDFSFNEKTGASCSFTLEYDSTIPKVLMLNLVQDAVKKTVIQEISGVGACTLVEEKDTKVIHTAGVNLQAMQRYSDFIDPNRIQTNDIAAVLAVYGVEAARQNIVQELAGVFGSHGIKVDNRHLNLIGDHMTRNGGFTPFNRMGLKGNVSPFTKMSFETTLAFLKDAVLDGDWDDLSTPSGRLVMGRLGKVGTGGFDVLAQLPTYHVDSLA, encoded by the exons ATGAACATCGCACAGCCGGTCGCATCCGGTGTAGAAAGCGTTGAGTTTACGTTCATGTCACCAAAGGAAATTCGGGCAATCTCTGTGAAGCGAATTGAGAACCCCGAAACGTTCGACAATCTTCTCAATCCTGTACCAGGCGGTCTCTATGACCCTGCCCTCGGGTCTTGGGGCGATGCGCC GTGCACAACATGTAACTTGAACCAGGCTACATGCCCCGGCCATGCTGGACACATTCAACTTCCTGTGCCAGTATATCATCCAGTATTCATGGATCAAGCTTACCGACTCCTGAAGGCTACCTGCGTCTACTGCAAAGGATTCCGACTTCACCAGAAAGAACTACACAAGTATGTGTGCCAACTAAAACTTCTTCAGCACGGCCTGATTCAGGAGGCTCACGTAGTGGGTGCTATTGGCGATAACGAGCTGGCCATCGAGCTCGGCGACTTCTCTGAATTGGAAAGtgaagctgaggaggagggcgcCGCCAACTCGATCGATAACGTAACGCGCGCAAGAGACAAGTACGTCGACAAGTGTCTTGGCGGTGTTAAGATCAAGAGAGGCGAAACAAAGAGAGGGAAACACGAGGGATCGAGCGAAATGCGTCGTGAGATTATTAAGGAGTTTCTGGCAGAAATCACCAAGCGCAGAGTTTGCGCTAGTTGTGGTGGTATTTCACCCTCCTACCGCAAGGATCGATTTGTTAAAGTCTTTGAGAGATCCCTCTCTGATaaggacaaggccaagatggctCAGAAGAATTTCAAGCAGGCCGATGCTATGGCCAGAGTCCACCAAGCTGCGACCAAACAGAAGCCTGATGGATACTCCTCCGATGAGGGCGTTGCAGATGTGGCTTCTCCTGCTCGTGAGACTTCCCGCATCAATGGAGATGTCGCCCATCTGGACACGGAGATGGTAGATGCGGATACGGcttctacttcttcttcttctccactgcGGTATATCAGCGCCATGGAGGTTCGAGCTCGTCTCAACGAGTTGTTCACCAAGGAGCAAGAATTGGTTTCCCTCCTATACAATGCGAAGCCCCCAACCCGAAGCTCTACCAAAGTCACGCCCGACATGTTCTTTTTGACAACCATCTTAGTTCCTCCCAACCGCTACCGCCCTGAGGCTCGAACAGGCGAGTCCGAGATTTCTGAAGCCCAGCAAAATTCTCTTTACAAAAACATTCTTAGAGGCTGCGGGACGATCGCGCGTCTGCACAGGGAGTTACAGGAGGAGAAAGCCGATATCAACAGGATGCATCAGGCCTCAGCAGAGTTACAAGAGTCGGTCAACGCGCTCATTGATAAGAATAAAAACCCGGTCCAAGGTGCTGCAGCGAAGCGCAACGAGGATGGCATCAAGcagaagctcgagaagaaggaaggtCTCTTCCGAAAGAACATGATGGGCAAGCGTGTTAATTACGCCGCTCGAAGTGTCATCTCACCCGATCCCAATATCGAGACCAACGAAATCGGTGTGCCGCCTGTCTTTGCGAAGAAGTTGACATATCCCGAGCCAGTGACCAGTCACAACTTCAGAGACATGCAACAAGCTGTCATCAACGGTGTCGACAAATGGCCTGGCGCTTTTGCTATCGAAAATGAAAATGGCCAGATCGTCAACCTTCGCAACAAATCGGTTGACGACCGTGTGTCTCTCGCAAACCAGCTACTGGCTCCCACGAGCAGTAATGCTGCTAGGACCCGGAACAAGAAGGTCTACCGCCATCTGACCAATGGCGATGTCGTTCTGATGAACCGGCAGCCAACACTTCACAAGCCGTCTATTATGGGACATCGAGTTCGAGTTCTCCCTGGCGAGAAGACAATTCGAATGCACTACGCCAACTGTAACACATACAACGCTGAtttcgatggtgatgagatgaacaTGCATTTCCCGCAGAACGAAGTTGCCCGCGCTGAGGCCCTCCAGATTGCCGATACTGATCACCAATATCTATCTGGTACTGCGGGAAAACCTCTCCGAGGTCTCATTCAGGATCATATCTCAGTATCCGTTGCTCTCTGTAACCGCGACACATTCTTCACTAAAGGCGACTATCAACAACTGGTTTACAACGCATTGCGGCCCGAGAGCGGCCACATTGTTGGCGAGAGAATCGAACTTGTTGCCCCTGCGGTGATCCGACCCGTAGCTCGATGGACTGGCAAGCaggtcatcaccaccatcttgaagaacatgCAGCCTCCCAACTGCGGCGGGCTTTCCATGAAAGCGGAAACACAAATCAAAGCCAGTCAGTGGGGTGTTAATTCTGAAGAAGGAACTGTTCTTTTTCAGGATGGCGAATTCATCACTGGTATTCTGGATAAGTCACAGATTGGTCCCAGTTCTGGGGGTGTAATCCACGCTATTCATGAGATTTATGGCCCGGCTGTTGCGGGTAAGCTCTTGAGTAGTCTCGGTAGATTGCTCACCCGATATCTCAACATGAGGGCCTTCTCTTGTGGTATGGATGATCTGAGACTTACACCTGAGGGAGAGCAAGCACGGCGAGAAGCGCTTGTGCCTGCTGACTCAGTGGGTCTCAAAGTTGCATCTTCCTACGTTTCCCTCGAGCAGGACCCAGGCCCTAGAGATCCTCTGCTACTGGAGCGCCTGGAAGAGGTACTTCGCGATGACAGCAAACAAGAAGGTCTGGATCTTCTTATGAAGGAAGGTCTTAGTAAGATCACGGACAAGATCCAGACCGCTACCATGCCTGTTGGTCTCGAGAAGGCTTTCCCCTTCAACCAGATGCAAGCCATGACAACATCCGGTGCCAAAGGATCCAGAGTGAATGCTTCACTGATTTCTTGTAACCTTGGTCAGCAAGTTTTGGAGGGTCGACGTGTCCCTATCATGGTCAGCGGCAAGTCGTTGCCATGCTTTAACCCATTCGAGACTCATGCTCGAGCTGGCGGTTATATCGTGCAGCGCTTCCTTACAGGTATCCGGCCTCAAGAGTACTATTTTCATCACATGGCTGGTCGAGAAGGACTGATCGATACTGCTGTCAAGACGTCCCGCTCCGGTTACCTGCAGCGATGTGTTATCAAGGGTATGGAAGGTCTGACGGTCGCGTACGATACTACCGTGCGAGATGCAGACGGCTCCATGATCCAGTTCCTATATGGCGAGGACGGTCTCGATGTTTCTAAGCAGAAGTACTTGACCGatttcagcttcatcttggagAACGTCACATCAGAGGCTTCACAGCTCCGTTACGACCCCAGCGTTGGCGACCGCCTGGGAATGCACCGCGATTCGATCACCAAATACATGAAGAAGGCCCTCAAGCACACCAACGCGAAAGATCCCAAGGCTCAGGATCCGATCTCAGGTCTCTTTAATCCCGCCACGACTGCGTTCGCCACATCTGAGAACTTCTACAAGGCTATGACTTCATATATCAAGGAGAATAAGGATGGCCTTGTTCGAGACAAATCGGATAAGAACAAGCTTGCGCTCTCCCGTGTGagcctcaacaagaagaatgcgGAGATGCTGTTCGCGATGAAATACTTGCGGTCTCTTGTGGAGCCTGGAGAAGCTGTCGGTATTGTAGCGGGTCAGTCTGTCGGTGAGCCTTCGACGCAAATGACACTGAACACCTTCCATTTGGCTGGTCACTCTGCCAAGAACGTCACGCTGGGTATCCCTCGACTACGTGAGATTCTTATGACAGCTAGCGACAAGATCTCCACCCCTGCCATGTCTATTTACCCAATCGAGGAGATGTCTGTAGAAGATGCAGAGATCTTCGCCAAGTCTATCTCAGTGTTGCCTCTTGGCTTCATACTCGATAGCATCAACGTTGAAGAGAAGGTCGGTCAAGGCAAGATTTACGGATCGGCCAAGATTTACAAGGTCGATATACAGTTCTTCGACTCGGAGGAGTACACCAAGACATACGCTATCAATATCTCGGACGTTGTCGAAGCTGTTGAGAGGAAGCTCCTCCACCGGCTGGTGACTCTTGTGAAGAAGGACATCAGGAAGCGAATGACTATGTCTACAATGGCCACTCCCGACGTTGGCGCCaaggctggtgttgttgagacGGCTGCTCCCAATGCCGAAGCTGCCGGCAAtttcgaagatgatgaggatgatgaggatggtgatgacgaCGCGACGAATGCCAAGCAGCGAGCCAAACGAAGTGAGGCCGTGTCATACGGACccaacgatgatgaggatgatgccgTGCAGCAGGAAATGGAGCGAGATGccggtgacgatgatgctgaggaagatgaaggcttCGGTGGCAGCCCCCGGCAGGCAGAAGATGACGGGGACGGCGACGATGTTGACTGGTCTGCAAAGGCACGAGCCAACCGGGTCCTGGAACAATACGCCGAGGTTACAGACTTCTCCTTCAACGAGAAGACAGGAGCCAGCTGCAGCTTCACACTGGAGTATGATTCAACTATTCCCAAAGTCCTCATGCTCAACCTCGTTCAAGACGCTGTAAAGAAGACGGTGATACAGGAGATTTCTGGCGTCGGCGCCTGCACCCTTgtcgaggagaaggacaCAAAGGTCATCCATACTGCCGGTGTGAACCTGCAGGCAATGCAGCGATACAGCGATTTCATTGACCCCAACCGCATCCAGACCAACGACATCGCTGCCGTACTGGCCGTGTACGGTGTCGAGGCAGCTCGCCAAAACATCGTGCAAGAACTTGCCGGCGTCTTCGGATCTCACGGCATCAAGGTGGACAACCGCCACCTGAATCTGATCGGAGACCACATGACGAGGAATGGTGGGTTTACACCTTTCAACCGAATGGGTCTGAAGGGTAACGTCAGCCCCTTCACCAAGATGAGTTTCGAGACGACGCTCGCATTCCTCAAGGACGCTGTGCTGGATGGTGATTGGGACGATCTGTCTACGCCCAGCGGTCGGCTGGTGATGGGTAGACTTGGAAAGGTTGGCACAGGTGGCTTCGATGTTTTGGCGCAACTTCCTACATATCATGTTGATTCTTTGGCGTAA